The genomic interval GCGCCACCATCATCCTGCAGCACGCCCACCAGCTCGAACCGGCGCTCGGCCGCCTCTGCCGTGCGCTCGAACGCGCCTTTTCAGCGCATCTGCAAACCAACATTTATCTGACGCCGCCCAACGCGCAGGGCTTCCGCACCCATTACGACAATCACTGCGTATTCGTGCTGCAAGTCGCCGGCGAGAAGGCCTGGCGGCTCTACGAAAAACCGATCGACACGCCGTTCCGCGGCGAAGCGTTCGAGCCCGGAAAATACGAAAGCGGCGACCTGAAGCAAGAGTTCGTGTTGAAAGCCGGAGACTGCGCCTACGTCCCGCGCGGCCTCATGCACGACGCACAGACGTCCGGCGCCGAACCTTCGCTGCACATCACCGTCGGCCTCATCACCCGCACCTGGGCCGACTTGATGCTCGAAGCCGTCTCCGAAGCTGCACTCCGCACGCCGGAGCTGCGCCGGAGTTTGCCGGCCGACTACGCACGTTCAAGCTTCGATCGCGACGCGGCGCGAGCGCACTTGAAAACACTTGCCGCCAAGATCGCCGACACCATCGAACTCGATCCCGCGCTCGATCTGCTGCTCGACACCTTCATCCGCTCACGCGCCAGCGACAATCGCGGCGCGATCCGCGACGCAACCAAGCCAATCACCGCGAAAGAAGGCTTCGCGCTGCAGCCGCTGGCGCCGTTCCGCATCGCTGAAGACGGCGACAAGCTCGTCGTCATCTCTGCTGGCGGTGAACTGGACTTCAAACCTGAAAACCGCAGCGCCCTCGAACGGGCGCTCGGCGGGCCAAAGTTCACACCCGCCGACCTCGGGGGCGAAGGCGCCGAGGCGCTCACAGCCAAGCTCCTCGCCTACGGCCTAATCGCCCGCGCCTGACCGGCAATCGCCGCGTCTGACATGCGCTTCGTCTCATTGCGCTTGAGACCTCATTTTGGCATCGCTTGATCGCAGGCTAGCCATCGTCTCGGGGGACTCACATGACCACCTTCACACGCCGCGCCGTCACGGCGTCGACACTCGCCCTCGCCGCCGGCTGCGCCTCCGGCGCCGGCACAACCACCGCACCCACCGCGCCGATCGGCCGCGCCGCCATCGGCTCGTTCGGCATCGACATGACGTCCATCGATCCAAGCGTGAAGCCCGGCGACGATTTCTTCCAATACGTCAACGGCACGTGGCTCAACAATCCGGCCAACGCGATCCCAGCCGACCGCACCAGCTGGGGCACCAACGTCATCCTCTCGGAAAAAGCCGAACGCGATGTGCGGGTGATCATCGAGGAGGCCGCGGCTGCGGGGGGCGCGTCCGGCTCGAACCAACAAAAGATCGCCGATTACTACAACGCCTACAATGATCAAGACGCGATCGACGCGCGCGGTCTCGAACCGCTGCAGCCAGTGCTTTCCGCCATCGCGGCATTGCGCACGCATGAAGACGTCATGCGCCTGATCGCGAGGCCTGACGTCGGCATTTCCGCGCCGATCGATGTCAACGTCACGCTGGATGAAGGCAACCCTGATCGCTACATCGTTGGCGTGTCGCATGGCGGCCTCGGCTTACCCGAGCGCGAATACTATCGCCGCAGCGACGGCGAATTCCCGACCATCCGCACCCAATACGCGGCTGCCATCGCGCAAATGCTCGGCCTCGCCGGCCAAAGCGACGGCGAAGCAAAAGCCCAGCGCATCCTCGCCTTCGAAACCGCCATCGCCGAACGCCACTGGCCCATCGCTGATCGCCGCGAACGCGAACGCACCTACAATCTCCGCGACCGCGCCGGCCTTAGCGCCATCGCACCGAACTTCCCATGGGACGCGCGCCTCGAAGCCGCGGGCCTCGGCAACGCCGACGCTATCGTCGTCGCGGAACTCAGCGCCATGCGCCCGCTCGCCGACCTCTGCATGGCGACGCCGGTCTCGACGTGGAAAGACTACATCACCTGGCACTACGTCCGCGGCTGGGCCAACGTGCTGCCGCGCGCCATCGACGACGCCAACTTCGCCTTCTACGGCCGCACCTTGAACGGCCAGCCGCAACAGCGTGAACGCTGGAAGCGCGCCATCGCCTCGATTAACAACGTGCTGGGCGAAGCCGTCGGCCAGATTTACGTGCAACGCCACTTCCCGCCGGAAGCCAAGACGCAAGCGCTCGAACTGGTCGAGAACATGCGCCGCGCCTACGGAGAGCGCATCCGCGCCGTCAGCTGGATGAGCGAGGAAACCAAGGTTGCCGCGCTCGAAAAGCTCGCCACCTTCCGCCCCAAGATCGGCTACCCGGATCAGTGGAAAGACTATTCACGCTACGAAGTCCGCGCCGGCGACGCGTTCGGCAATTCTAAGCGCTATGCCGAGTTTGACTGGCAGCACGACGTCGAACGCCTCGGCCGCCCGAGCGACCGCGAAGAATGGTTCATGGCGCCCCACGCCATCAACGCCTACTACAACCCGCCCTTCAACGAGATCGTCTTCCCTGCCGGCTATCTGCAGCCGCCGCTGTTCGATCCCTACGCCGATCCGGCTGTGAACTATGGCGGCGTCGGCGGCGTCATAGGCCACGAAATGGGCCATGGCTTCGACGACCAAGGCGCCAAGTCCGACGCGCGCGGCGTGCTGCGCGATTGGTGGCGCGCGGACGACGTCGAGCGCTTTAACGCGCTGACCGGCCGCCTGGTCGATCAATACAACGAGTTCCAACCGTTGCCTGGACTCAACGTCAACGGCCGCCTCACGCTCGGCGAAAACATCGGTGATTGCGGCGGCTTGCAAGTCGCGCTGCACGCATATCGCATTTCACTGAACGGCGCCGAGCCGCCCGTGCTCGAAGGCACCACCGGCTGGCAGCGTTTCTTCATGGCGCGCGCGCAGCACCGCAAGGAGCACCGCCGCGATCAATCGCTGCGCAACCAAGTGCTGACCGACCCGCATTCACCGTCGCGCTACCGCGTCAACGGCCCGGCGCGCAACGTCGATACCTGGTACGAAGCCTTCAATGTGCAGGCCGGCGATGCGCTTTATCTCCCGCCGGATCAGCGCGTCACGATCTGGTAGCGCGCCGGAAACCGCCGTGCGCTGCGTGGCAAAGCGCAACACCCAGCGCGTCGGCGGCGTCAGCGGTAACATCACCCGCCGTCGGCAACAGCCGGCGCACCATAAACGCGATCTGAGTCTTGTCCGCGCTGCCCGATCCGACCACGGCTTTCTTGATCGTCGTCGGCGCGTATTCCGCCACCAGCACGCCGCGCCGTGCCGCCGCCGCCAGCGTCACGCCACGCGCCTGACCCAATGCAAGCGCCGCGCGCGCGTTCGAGTTCACGAACGTCTCTTCCACCGCGCATTCGTGCGGATTGTGCTGATCGATCACAGCGCCAAGTTCTTCGAACAAGAACAACAAGCGCGACGCCAACTGCTGTTGCTGCGGCGGCTTGATCACGCCGTGCGCAACGTGGCTGAGCCGCGAGCCTTCGCTCGCAACCAGGCCCCAGCCGCACCGATTGAGTCCCGGATCGATGCCGAGAATGAGTGTAACGCTCACGTTTTCCGCTCCCGCGCATCCAACACGAGCCGTGCCGCGACCGCCACGTAGATTGTCCAGAACACATTGTTGGCTTGCATCGCGTGGCTTTCGCTCATGGTGTAGAGCGCGAACGCCGCCAGAAACGCCGGCGCCCACAAGCCAGCGCGCGGATCCATGATCGCGCCCGCGCCACGCCACAACGTCGCGATCAGCTGTAGCGCCAACAGCATCACTCCAACGCGGCCCATGCCGAGCGCCATCTCAAGCCAACTCGAGTGCGCCGACGCCACTTGCCACGCCACCGCCTCGCGTACCCAAAACGCAGGCCCATTGTCCGGCAGCCAGAACGCGTAATAGCCGTAGCCAAACCACGGCTGCGCCGCGACAGCCGGCGCCGCGGCGTCCCAAATCTCGGTGCGCCCCGTCAGCGTCAAATCGCGCCCAAGCACCGCAACGATCACGTCCGGCGCCAGCAACACAATGCTCGTTCCCACGATCACAACGCCAAGCACGCCCGCACCCACAAGCAACGCCGGCAACGGCCCCCGCCGCACCAGCATGCACGCGCCGATCACCGCAACGCCCAGCATCGAGGCGACCAGCGCCGTCTTCGACGTCGATAACAGCACCAACGCAAACGCGCCTGCCGCCCAAGCAAACCAGAACCGCCGCCGCTTCGGCTCAACCAAAGCCGCGCTCACGCACACCGCAACGCCCAGCGCCATGATGCCGCCCAGCGTGTTCTTGTGCGTCCACAACCCAGACCACGCGCCCGGGTGCTCGAACGTCATGCGCCCAACGCTCGGCGCAACCAAGCCCAGCAGCAGTGATCCCGCAATCAACACCACGAACGCGCCGCCGATCACCGTGACCAGCCGCTCCCACTCGTAGCGCCACGCGAGATAAAGCCCGAACGCCATCGTCAGCGTGAGCCACACCACGCGCCGCAACGTCGCGCCGCTATCGATCGACCACAGCGTGGAAGCGCCGGCCAACACAACCAAGCTCATCAGCAACGGCGCCGCCCAGGCCGTGCGCGCGGCCAGCGCGCGATCGCGCCACAGCACGAACGCCAGAAACGCGTACACCGGCAGAAAGAAAATCCGCGCATAGCCCGGTGGCTCGGCCAAGCCTTGGCTCTGCGCGATCGCGGCGAACAGCGGTTCAGAAAATTGCGCCAAGCACAGCGCCGCGGCGACGCCCTCCCAGCGCGCGAAGCCCGCGCGCGCGGGCGCGTCGGCGTCGGCGGAGGCGTGCGCGATGGTCATGGGCGCTTAGCCCTGCGCCCAATCCCTTGCCAAAGCGCTAACCCGCCTCCAGCATGGCCGAAACGACTGGGGAATTTCATGCTTCGACGTCTGCAAACGCACCTTCTCGGCGCGGTCCTCATGTGCGGCCTCGCAACCGCCGCGCAGGCGCAAACGCCGAGCACCGCCGAGCGCACCGAAGCGCTGGAGATTTACCGCCACATCGTCTCGCTCGACACCTCTATCGAAGGCGGCCAGACGCCGGCGATGGCGAACTACCTCGCCGACCGTTTCCGCGCTGCGGGCTTTCCAGCCGAAGACGTGCACGTGCTGCCGCTCGCGCAAACCGCCGGGCTGCTCGTGCGCTATCGCGGCGACAGCTCAGGCGGGCGGCCCGTTCTGCTCATTGCGCACATGGACGTGGTGCCCGCGCGCCGCAGCGAATGGGAGCGCGATCCGTTTACGTTGGTGGAGGAGAACGGCTACTTTTTCGGCCGCGGCGCCTCCGACAACAAAGCCGGCCTCACCCATCTCGTGCAGACCTTCATTTCACTCCGCCGCGAAAACTTCCGCCCGACGCGCGATCTGATCATCTGGTTTTCCGGCGACGAAGAAACCAGCGGCGCAACGACTATGGCGCTCTTGGGCGAACACCGCGCGCTGATCGGCGACGCGGAATTCGCGCTCAACGCAGACGCCGGCGGCGGCGTGATCAACCCAGCCGGTCAAGCGCTCTACGCTTTGCAAACCGCGGAGAAAACCTACGCGAGCTACAGCTTCACCGCGCGCAACCAAGGCGGCCACTCCTCCGCGCCGCGCGAAGACAACGCCATCTACGAACTCGCCGCGGCGCTCACGCGCCTGCGCGCCTTCCAATTTCCGGTGATGCACAACGACACCACGATCGCCAGCTTCCGCGCCGAAGCGCCGCTCGATCAAACCCCGACCGGCCGCGCCGCGCTGCGCTTCGCCGAAAATCCCGGCGACCGCGCCGCCGCCCGCACGATGTCGCGTAATCCCTATTATGCGGCGCAACTGCGCACCACGTGCGTCGCCACCATGCTCTCCGCCGGCCACGCTGAAAACGCGCTGCCGCAAACGGCGACAGGTACCGTGAACTGCCGCGTCTTCCCCGGAGTTGCGCTTGCCGACATAGAGAGCGAACTGCGGGCCATCGCCGGCGCCGGCATCGAAGTCGCGCTGATCGCGCCCGCCAACGCGAGCGATGCGTCTCCGCTCCGCGCTGACGTGATGGGCGCCCTCAGTGCCGCACTCCGCGCCAATCACCCGAACGCAGTGATCACGCCCTACATGTCAGCCGGCGCCACCGACGGCCTCTTCTTCCGCGCCGCCGGCATTCCGGCCTACGGCGTCGGCGGCATCGTCAGCGCAGACGAAGAAGACAACGCCCACGGCCTCAACGAACGCATCCCCGTCGCCGCCTTCTACGAAGGCTTCACGCACTGGCGCGTATTGCTGACGACGCTGGCGGGGCGAAACTAGACGCCTCGCAGTCCCGCCGTTTGGTGCTATATTGCCCGCATGTCCAATTCGCTGACCCTCCCGCCTGACTTGGCCGCCAAGGTCCAGGCGCACATCGATAGCGGCGCGGCGACGGATCCAATCGAGGTGGTTCGGGCCGGCCTGGACGCTCTGGAGGCGGCCGAGGCAGCCAAGCTTGACGCCGTGCGCGCAAAGCTAGCGCGCGCAATGAACGATCCCCGGCCCTCCGCGCCAGCCGACGATGTCTTTTCTAGAGTGGAAGCGCTGATCAACGCTGCTGCAAAGAAATGAGCCGCATCGTCTTCCGCCCAGAGGCGGAGGCGGACTTAACCGCAATCGCATTGCACATCGCAGCGAACAGCGCGGCGCGCGCGCATCGTGTCGTCACGCGTTTGCGATCCCGATGCGAAATTCTCAGGCAACACCCGCTCGCGGGTCGGCCACGCAATGAACTCGGCGAAGGATTGCGATCGCTCTCCGAGCGACCGTTCGTGCTGATATACAGGACCATGGGAGACGACGTCGAAATCGTCGCCATTCTTCACGGCGCTCGCGATCTGCCCGCCGCCATCGCCCGCCGCATAGACCGCGACGATCCCTAAGCGCTCTGCGCTTCCTGCGTGCCGTGGCAATATTTGAACTTCTTCCCAGACCCGCACGGGCACGGTGCGTTCCGGGAGACCTTGCCCCAGGTGTTCGGATTGTGCCGATCGAACCCATCCGGCGCGAGCGGGTGCACGTCGTCGCGCGCGCGCGACATTTCGTTTTCGCCGGTGTCCGGGTTCTGGTGGATCTCGTAGGTCTTCGGCGGCGCCAGCGGCGTCTTCGCCACTTCGTCGGCCTGGCCGATCTGCAGGCGAAGCATCATGCGCGTCACGGTCGTGCGCAGGTCGAGCAACATGCGCTCGAACAATGTAAACGCTTCGGTCTTGAACTCGTTCAGCGGATCGCGCTGCGCGTAGCCGCGCAAGTGGATCACCGAACGCAAGTGATCGAGCAAGCTCAAGTGCTCGCGCCAGCGCATGTCGACGACGGAGAGCAGCACTTGCTTCTCCACCGCACGTAAGCGCTCCGGGCCAAGCTGCGCCGCCTTCTGCGCATAGGCTTGATCAATCTCGCGCGTCAGCCGTTCGATGATCTCGTGCTGCGCGATGCCTTCCTCCGCCGCCCAGCGGTCGACCGGTATCGCCAGGCCAAAGATTTCTTCGCCTTCGATCATCAGTTCAGGCGTGTTCCACTGCTCGGGATAAGCCTTCTCCGGCATGTGCCGCCAGACCAACTTCTCCACCACGTCGTGGCGCATGTCCTTGATGATCGGCGCGACGTCGGCGGTGCGCATGAACTCAATGCGCTGCTCGAAGATCGCCTTGCGCTGATCGTTGATGACGTCGTCGAACTTCAAAAGGTTCTTGCGGATTTCGAAGTTGCGCTGCTCGACGCGGCGCTGCGAAGTTTCGAGCGCCTTGTTCATCCACGGGTGGATGATGGCCTCGCCTTCCTGGATGCCCAGGCTGCGCATGATCGAATCCAGGCGCTCCGCCGCGAAGATGCGCAGCAGATCGTCTTCCAGGCAGATGTAGAATTTCGACTTGCCCGGATCGCCTTGGCGTCCGGTGCGGCCGCGTAGCTGGTTGTCGATCCGGCGGCTTTCGTGGCGTTCGGTGCCAAGCACGTAGAGGCCGCCCGCGGAGAGCGCCACTTGCCGTTTGGCTTCGATGTCGGCCGCAAGTTGCTTCTTCAGCACCGCGATCTGGTCCGGCGTTTCGTCGCCCTTCAGCGCCGCCTTCACCCGCATGTCGAGGTTGCCGCCGAGCTGAATGTCGGTGCCGCGGCCGGCCATGTTGGTGGCGATCGTCACCGAGCCCGGCACGCCGGCTTGCGCGACGATGCTCGCTTCCTGTTCGTGATAGCGCGCATTCAGCACCTGGTGCGGGATGCCGCGCTGCTTCAGCAGCGCCGACAGCGTTTCCGATTTCTCGATCGACACCGTGCCGACCAGAACCGGCTGCTGGTTCTTATGCGTCTCTTCGATGTCGGCGATGATGGCTTTGTATTTCTCTTTCGCGGTCCGATAGACTTCGTCGTCGATATCGGTGCGCTTGACCGGGCGGTTGGTCGGAATTTCCACCACGTCCAGCTTGTAGATGTCGCCGAATTCCGCCGCTTCCGTCGACGCCGTGCCGGTCATGCCGCCAAGCTTATCGTACAGGCGGAAATAGTTCTGGAACGTGATCGACGCTAGCGTCTGGTTTTCAGGCTGGATGTTGACTTGCTCTTTGGCTTCGATCGCCTGGTGCAGACCTTCCGACAAGCGCCGGCCATGCATCATGCGGCCGGTGAATTCATCGACCAGGATCACTTCGTTGTCTTTGACGATGTAGTCCTTGTCCTTGTGGAACAGCTTGTGCGCGCGCAGCGCCTGGTTGGCGTGGTGCACAAGCGAGATGTTCGCCGGCTCGTAGAGCGAGCCTTGCAGCAGCTCGCGCTCGACCAGCATTTCCTCGATCCGCTCCGAGCCCGCTTCGGTGTAGGTCACCGAGCGCTGCTTCTCGTCGTGCTCGAAATGCTCGTCGCGCAACAGCGGCATCAGTGCGTCGATCGATTTGTAGAACTCACTGCGATCTTCGGTCGGACCGGAGATGATCAGCGGCGTGCGCGCTTCGTCGATCAGGATCGAATCGACTTCGTCGACGATCGCGAAGCGGTGGCCGCGCTGGACCATCTCGCCCAGCGAATACTTCATGTTGTCGCGCAGATAGTCGAAGCCGAACTCGTTGTTCGTGCCGTAGGTGACGTCCGACGCGTAAGCCTGGCGGCGCTCGTTGTCGTACAGGCCGTGCACGATCACGCCGACGCTCAAGCCGAGAAAGCGATAGACCTGCCCCATCCACTCGCTGTCGCGCTTGGCCAGATAGTCGTTCACCGTGATGACGTGGACACCGCGGCTCTCGAGCGCGTTCAGATACGTCGGCAGTGTCGCCACCAGCGTCTTGCCCTCGCCGGTGCGCATTTCAGCGATGTTGCCCTGGTGCAGGAACATGCCGCCCATCAGCTGCACGTCGAAGTGGCGCATGCCGAGCGTGCGTTTCGAAGCCTCGCGCACCGTGGCGAACGCTTCCGGCAGGATGTCCTCGATCTTCGCGCCACGTGCGAGCTTGTGACGATATTCGCTTGTCTTGTTCCGGAGCGCTTCGTCGGAGAGCGCTTCGAACGTCGGTTCCAAGGCGTTGATCTTGGCGACGAGCGGCCGGAGTTGGCGGGTCTTGCGCTCGTTGACGGAGCCGAAAATCTGCTTGGCGAGGTTCAGCATGGGCGCATTCTTAACGTTGATGCGCCGTTCAAGACAGGGCGCGGGAGGATCGGTGGAAAGCGTTGAGCTCGTTGGCTTTTCTGTGTCACACCGACGCGCGACCGGGTGCGGAAACACTCTGGACGGGTGCGTGGGCGAGACTTAAGAGCGGCCCTGGGCGGTGTCAATGCGACCCAGGGAACGTAGCCTTGGGCGCAAGCCTTGCACGACGCCCCATCCAGAGAGCAGAACGCATGGCCCCCAGCAAAAAGTTCCTGTCCGTCGCCGGTCTGATTGGCGTCGGTCTCGCCATTGGGCTCACCCTCTCCGGCTGCGGCCTCGGTCGCAACGACGACAGCCCCGGCAATGTGCGCGACCCTGTTGTCGCCGCAACTGTTAACGGGCGCCCGATCTACATCGAAGACGTGCGCGCCCACGCCGTTGCGCGTGGCCTGCTGCAAGAAGGCGAAGACCTCGACGCCAATTCCGACGCCTTCTATTTCGCGCTCGAAGAGCTGATCCAGTTCCGCCTCTTCGCCATGGAAGCCGAAGCGCGCGGGTTCGACCGCCAGCCCGACGTCCGCCGTCAGCTTGAGAACGCCCAAGAGCGCGTTCTCGCTGCCGCGATCTACGAAGAGATCGACCAGCAAGCCACCAACCCCGACGCCATCCGCCGTCTCTACGAAGAGAACGCCGGCCGGTTGGGCCAAGGCACCGAGATCCATTTGCGGCATATCCAGTTCAACTCACGTGAGGCCGCGGACGCGGCCAAAAGAAGGCTCGATGCGGGCGAAAGATTTGAAGCCCTCGCTTTTGAGCTTTCCACCGAACGCGACACCGCCCCCGATGGCGGCGATTTGGGCTGGAGCCTGTTGAGCGACGTTTCCCCGGCGATCCGCGCGGCGGTGCAAGACGCCAACGTCGGCCAGCTGATGGGTCCGATCCAGATCGACAACACCTGGCATGTCGTTCGCGTCGAAGACCGCCGCGAGCGTGGCGTGCCGAGCTTGGAAACGTTGCGTCCCCGCATCGTCGACTGGCTGCGCTTCCAGGAAATCACCCGCCTACAAGAACGCCTCGAACGCGACGCGCGCATCGAGCGCCTGCGCGAACAAGAGCAAGGCGCCGAGCCAAGCGACGACGTCCCGGTTCCGCCGGACGCCACTGCGCCAGAAGAACCGCTCCGTCCCGCGCCCGATGCCGGCGCCCCCGTCGGCCAAGCGCCGCCACCGTTCCCGTTCCCAATGGGCCCGGGCGGCGTAACAGGCGGAGCGCCAGCCGCCCCGGCCGCTGAAGCGCCACGCCCACAACCCGCCGCGCCGGCGCCTGCCGAAGAAACGCCCGCCGGCCCGACGCAATAATCTCTGAAAGGTTGGAGCGCGGGCCTCCTGGCCCGCAAGCGCGCCGGAGGCGCGCGCTCCAACCTGCAAACACTTGCGTTCCGCTCATAGGCGCCGGAAGAGCGCGCCCATGGCCGATAAAATCTCCCCGCTCGCGCCCGCGCGTTTCCCCGATCTGCCTGCAATCGCCGGTCTCGAAGCCGCGATCGGCCGCGCCGGTTTCTACAAGCACGAGCGCCCCGATCTGCTGCTGATGCGTATGCCCGCCGGCACCAAGGCCGCCGGCGTCTTCACCACCAACGCCGTCGGCTCGGCGCCGACCGATTGGT from Terricaulis silvestris carries:
- a CDS encoding peptidylprolyl isomerase, which encodes MAPSKKFLSVAGLIGVGLAIGLTLSGCGLGRNDDSPGNVRDPVVAATVNGRPIYIEDVRAHAVARGLLQEGEDLDANSDAFYFALEELIQFRLFAMEAEARGFDRQPDVRRQLENAQERVLAAAIYEEIDQQATNPDAIRRLYEENAGRLGQGTEIHLRHIQFNSREAADAAKRRLDAGERFEALAFELSTERDTAPDGGDLGWSLLSDVSPAIRAAVQDANVGQLMGPIQIDNTWHVVRVEDRRERGVPSLETLRPRIVDWLRFQEITRLQERLERDARIERLREQEQGAEPSDDVPVPPDATAPEEPLRPAPDAGAPVGQAPPPFPFPMGPGGVTGGAPAAPAAEAPRPQPAAPAPAEETPAGPTQ
- a CDS encoding M13 family metallopeptidase — protein: MTTFTRRAVTASTLALAAGCASGAGTTTAPTAPIGRAAIGSFGIDMTSIDPSVKPGDDFFQYVNGTWLNNPANAIPADRTSWGTNVILSEKAERDVRVIIEEAAAAGGASGSNQQKIADYYNAYNDQDAIDARGLEPLQPVLSAIAALRTHEDVMRLIARPDVGISAPIDVNVTLDEGNPDRYIVGVSHGGLGLPEREYYRRSDGEFPTIRTQYAAAIAQMLGLAGQSDGEAKAQRILAFETAIAERHWPIADRRERERTYNLRDRAGLSAIAPNFPWDARLEAAGLGNADAIVVAELSAMRPLADLCMATPVSTWKDYITWHYVRGWANVLPRAIDDANFAFYGRTLNGQPQQRERWKRAIASINNVLGEAVGQIYVQRHFPPEAKTQALELVENMRRAYGERIRAVSWMSEETKVAALEKLATFRPKIGYPDQWKDYSRYEVRAGDAFGNSKRYAEFDWQHDVERLGRPSDREEWFMAPHAINAYYNPPFNEIVFPAGYLQPPLFDPYADPAVNYGGVGGVIGHEMGHGFDDQGAKSDARGVLRDWWRADDVERFNALTGRLVDQYNEFQPLPGLNVNGRLTLGENIGDCGGLQVALHAYRISLNGAEPPVLEGTTGWQRFFMARAQHRKEHRRDQSLRNQVLTDPHSPSRYRVNGPARNVDTWYEAFNVQAGDALYLPPDQRVTIW
- the secA gene encoding preprotein translocase subunit SecA, whose protein sequence is MLNLAKQIFGSVNERKTRQLRPLVAKINALEPTFEALSDEALRNKTSEYRHKLARGAKIEDILPEAFATVREASKRTLGMRHFDVQLMGGMFLHQGNIAEMRTGEGKTLVATLPTYLNALESRGVHVITVNDYLAKRDSEWMGQVYRFLGLSVGVIVHGLYDNERRQAYASDVTYGTNNEFGFDYLRDNMKYSLGEMVQRGHRFAIVDEVDSILIDEARTPLIISGPTEDRSEFYKSIDALMPLLRDEHFEHDEKQRSVTYTEAGSERIEEMLVERELLQGSLYEPANISLVHHANQALRAHKLFHKDKDYIVKDNEVILVDEFTGRMMHGRRLSEGLHQAIEAKEQVNIQPENQTLASITFQNYFRLYDKLGGMTGTASTEAAEFGDIYKLDVVEIPTNRPVKRTDIDDEVYRTAKEKYKAIIADIEETHKNQQPVLVGTVSIEKSETLSALLKQRGIPHQVLNARYHEQEASIVAQAGVPGSVTIATNMAGRGTDIQLGGNLDMRVKAALKGDETPDQIAVLKKQLAADIEAKRQVALSAGGLYVLGTERHESRRIDNQLRGRTGRQGDPGKSKFYICLEDDLLRIFAAERLDSIMRSLGIQEGEAIIHPWMNKALETSQRRVEQRNFEIRKNLLKFDDVINDQRKAIFEQRIEFMRTADVAPIIKDMRHDVVEKLVWRHMPEKAYPEQWNTPELMIEGEEIFGLAIPVDRWAAEEGIAQHEIIERLTREIDQAYAQKAAQLGPERLRAVEKQVLLSVVDMRWREHLSLLDHLRSVIHLRGYAQRDPLNEFKTEAFTLFERMLLDLRTTVTRMMLRLQIGQADEVAKTPLAPPKTYEIHQNPDTGENEMSRARDDVHPLAPDGFDRHNPNTWGKVSRNAPCPCGSGKKFKYCHGTQEAQSA
- a CDS encoding cupin domain-containing protein; the encoded protein is MSKREQWLDDPLGYLIGADRVADFHARIYEREALVVAHNDAKRFEGLLSIDDVDRIVTNVDLREGQLDLADASRQMARSDYVDSAGFVDRGAVADFHRGGATIILQHAHQLEPALGRLCRALERAFSAHLQTNIYLTPPNAQGFRTHYDNHCVFVLQVAGEKAWRLYEKPIDTPFRGEAFEPGKYESGDLKQEFVLKAGDCAYVPRGLMHDAQTSGAEPSLHITVGLITRTWADLMLEAVSEAALRTPELRRSLPADYARSSFDRDAARAHLKTLAAKIADTIELDPALDLLLDTFIRSRASDNRGAIRDATKPITAKEGFALQPLAPFRIAEDGDKLVVISAGGELDFKPENRSALERALGGPKFTPADLGGEGAEALTAKLLAYGLIARA
- a CDS encoding ribbon-helix-helix domain-containing protein, coding for MSNSLTLPPDLAAKVQAHIDSGAATDPIEVVRAGLDALEAAEAAKLDAVRAKLARAMNDPRPSAPADDVFSRVEALINAAAKK
- the ruvC gene encoding crossover junction endodeoxyribonuclease RuvC, which gives rise to MSVTLILGIDPGLNRCGWGLVASEGSRLSHVAHGVIKPPQQQQLASRLLFLFEELGAVIDQHNPHECAVEETFVNSNARAALALGQARGVTLAAAARRGVLVAEYAPTTIKKAVVGSGSADKTQIAFMVRRLLPTAGDVTADAADALGVALCHAAHGGFRRATRS
- a CDS encoding type II toxin-antitoxin system RelE/ParE family toxin, with product MSRIVFRPEAEADLTAIALHIAANSAARAHRVVTRLRSRCEILRQHPLAGRPRNELGEGLRSLSERPFVLIYRTMGDDVEIVAILHGARDLPAAIARRIDRDDP
- a CDS encoding M20/M25/M40 family metallo-hydrolase, whose protein sequence is MLRRLQTHLLGAVLMCGLATAAQAQTPSTAERTEALEIYRHIVSLDTSIEGGQTPAMANYLADRFRAAGFPAEDVHVLPLAQTAGLLVRYRGDSSGGRPVLLIAHMDVVPARRSEWERDPFTLVEENGYFFGRGASDNKAGLTHLVQTFISLRRENFRPTRDLIIWFSGDEETSGATTMALLGEHRALIGDAEFALNADAGGGVINPAGQALYALQTAEKTYASYSFTARNQGGHSSAPREDNAIYELAAALTRLRAFQFPVMHNDTTIASFRAEAPLDQTPTGRAALRFAENPGDRAAARTMSRNPYYAAQLRTTCVATMLSAGHAENALPQTATGTVNCRVFPGVALADIESELRAIAGAGIEVALIAPANASDASPLRADVMGALSAALRANHPNAVITPYMSAGATDGLFFRAAGIPAYGVGGIVSADEEDNAHGLNERIPVAAFYEGFTHWRVLLTTLAGRN
- a CDS encoding O-antigen ligase family protein; protein product: MTIAHASADADAPARAGFARWEGVAAALCLAQFSEPLFAAIAQSQGLAEPPGYARIFFLPVYAFLAFVLWRDRALAARTAWAAPLLMSLVVLAGASTLWSIDSGATLRRVVWLTLTMAFGLYLAWRYEWERLVTVIGGAFVVLIAGSLLLGLVAPSVGRMTFEHPGAWSGLWTHKNTLGGIMALGVAVCVSAALVEPKRRRFWFAWAAGAFALVLLSTSKTALVASMLGVAVIGACMLVRRGPLPALLVGAGVLGVVIVGTSIVLLAPDVIVAVLGRDLTLTGRTEIWDAAAPAVAAQPWFGYGYYAFWLPDNGPAFWVREAVAWQVASAHSSWLEMALGMGRVGVMLLALQLIATLWRGAGAIMDPRAGLWAPAFLAAFALYTMSESHAMQANNVFWTIYVAVAARLVLDARERKT